Within Bremerella sp. JC817, the genomic segment GTGGGTGTTCAACAAGGTGTTGAAGGCCTGACGGGCACGCGAGTAGTCGTCGCCATCTTCGACCACGCGATCGGCCAGACCATCCATGGCAGCTTGAACGACGGCGGCCTGGTTCTTAGCGAACTCGATGGCGTCTTTGCCGAAGTCAAAGCGGTTGGAATCTGGATCTGGCGAGATGCTCGTGGTGTCTTCATCGGTCGAGAAGTGCAAAGCTGGCTCGGTGCTGCGCGAGGCAATCTTGCCGAGTTCACCCTTTTCGCCATCGGTACCACCGCTGAACGGCTTGTAACCGTATTCGATGGCCCACATGTCGTAGTCACCGATCGACTGAGGGAAGAACAGACCTTGCTTCTGGCCTGGAGGCGCGATGTGTGGTGGAACGTAGTCCATCACGCTGGCAACCGTTGCGGCGTCGCCTTCCATCTGGCTCATTTCTTCCATCGTGCGGTACTTACTGGCGACGAAGTTGTGACGCAGACCAAGGGTGTGCCCCACTTCGTGCATTGCCACTTCCTTCAGGCCTTCCATGATCATGCGATCGAGCAGTGCATCACGCTCTTTCTTGATCTCTTCCGCCGAAGGCTTCTTTTCTTCTTCTTTCTTTTCGTCGTCCTTCGACTCTTCTTTTTCTTCCTTCTTGTCGTCGGAAGCTTCTTCCTTCTCTTCGCCCTTTTCCTCGGACTTTTCGCCGTCGGTCATTTCTTCTTCCGACTTGGCTTCTTCCTTGTCAGCCTTCTTCTTCTTTTTCTTCTTCTCTTCGTCAGCCTTTTCTTTCTCGGCTTGAGCCAAGACCGCGGCAGCACCGTAGGCGAACTGCTGCGACATGCCGCCCGAGAGCATGCACTGGTGACGAGGCGAGATCGAACCAACACGCTGCAAGAATTCCTCGGCGTTGCTGACGTCGAGAGGGCCACCCAAAAGGGCTTCGGTTGCTTGCGGGTTGTAGTTCTCGAAAGCGGACTTCCAGTAGTTCAAGAAGCCAGCGTCGAAGATGATGTCGGCATCCAGGATCTGACCGGTGTATGGATTCACACGGGATGGACCCATGGCAAAACCAGCGTCCGAGGTGATCCAGCGGAAGGTGTTATAGCGAACGTCTTCCGGATCCCAATCGGCATCGTCTTCCTGTTGGCGAACATGGATGGCGTCGATGAAACCAGCCTTCTCAAAGGCCTTGTTCCAAGCCAGGATGCCGTCGCGGATTGGCTTGCGATACTTGTAAGGAATCGTGTTTTCCATGTAGAAGATGATCGGTTCTTTTGGTTCCGACATCTTGGCCGATGGATCAGCCTTTTCGAGCTTCCAACGGTTGATAAAACGAACAAACTGTTCGTCGTCACGGTTCGAGAAGTTCTTCACGGCCGTCAGGAAGTAACCAACGCGGTCGTCGGCAACTCGTGGCGTGTAGCCACCGGTTGGGATCTTGCTGATCGAGTAGTGCACGTCGACGGTCAAACCGCGCGAGTCAGCCACGGTGTCGATGTTCGAGCGACCGCTGGAAGCGTAGGTAGCTTCGACCTGCAGTTCGAGGTTCTTTTCAAAACCCTTCACTTCACCAAAGATCGACTTGCTGGCCGAGAAACCGAAGCCTGGCAGCGTGTCGCCGATCATCGGCAAGTCGCTCATGAAGACCGGTGTCACTTCGACCAGGTCGCCACCCTTCGGGCCCTTGCCGGCAATCGGCAGGCTGAAGAGCACGCTGTCGTTGTAGGCATGCTTCACGGCACGCGATTCTGGCTTGCCGTCGTTGGCCTTAAAGCGGACGTTCTTACGCAAGATGTGGACGCGATCGTCAACCTTGCGGAACGACCAGACCCAGTCGTCGCCAAAGCCCCACGACATACCGCCGTACAGAGGTTCAATACCGGCACCACGTGCGATCGAGATCAGCACGATGAATTCGCCGTTGTAATGCGAGCCATTCAGCTCGAAGAACATGCGGTTCCCTTTGTAGTGCGTAGGAACCAGGCCATCGGCCGTTTTGAAGTCCTTCAAGATACCGGACGAGGCCGAACTCGACCCGCCGGAGCTTCCACCGCTGGAACTGGAACTCGAAGCACCGGTGGTAGCGGCGATTTCCGACGGAATGCCCTTGGCGTTGTCGCCGGCAGCGTCGGACTTCGTATCGTCGGCCATAGCTACGTTGGCTGCGGCCAGGGCGACTACAGCCGTCGCACACCAAACCGTCGACCGACGCAAAATTGAAAACACCTTCATGCGTACAACTCTCGTACAAATTCAAGGAGGGGGAAGTGTCCGATGGTTTTCCGGATTTCGTTCCCAAAAGGTAACGTGCGGCGAGGTCCGATTTCCGCCCAGTCGGAAGCGGCCTCTTCTGATAGAGGCTTCCCAGGCTGGAATCTTGCGGAAAATGACAACGAAATTCAGAAAACGTACCAAAGCGACGTTCTGCCGAAGCGTTGGGAAAATATACCCTACTCTAAGCAGCCGCCGTAATTGTTCTATTCTGCGCACGAGATTTTGGGAAAGAAAACCCGGTTGTATCAATAAAATTGATTCACAACCGCGATTATCCCGATTTTCCCGCGGCGGACTGGGACGGAAAATAGAACGGAAAAAACAGCAGGAAATGACTAGCCATACGTCTCCACTCGAACCGGTTCTTTTCAGATTTCCCGCGATCCACGGGTTGGGCGGGCAGATCGAGCCATGTCGAGGTGGACTGAGTGGAAGTAAGGCCTGGAAAGTGGTCGGGCGCTCCAAGTCCTTCTGCCTTAAGCGTATGCCGATCGACTTTCCGGTCAAACTTCTCCAGTCGATCCACGCCGCGGTTCAGGCTCGTCGGCAGCAAGGAATGACCACCCTGCCCTCCTTCATCGCGGCCGACAACGGCGAAACCTATGTCCAGCACCAAAACCGCTTCTGGGAACTTCAAGAGTGGCTGCCCGGCGAGCCACTAACGTCCCCGCCAGATCGGCGTCAGAAGCAGGAAATGCTAGGCCTGATCGCCCAATTCCATGCGTTGTCGAGCGACATCAGTCCGGCGTTGGAAGTCTCGCCCGGCGCCGAGCGGCGTCTGGCGATGTTCCAGCACTGGAACGAGATCAACATTCCCCACACCCACGCCCAGATCAGCAAACTCGGGCACCCGCAATGGCAGTTCTGGCTGCACGCATTGGTCGACAGTTTCGTTGCGTATCGTCAACCGCTAGGTTTGCTGGTGCAGCAAATGCAGGCCGAGCGAACGACACTTCGCACCTGTATTGGCGACCCGCGACTGGAAAACTTCCGCTTCGATGGTCAGAAGTTCGTAGGCATGTTCGACCTCGGATCGCTGCGACGTGACAGCATCGCCTTGGATGTTTCGCGACTGGCAGGTGAAATGTCCACTGAGGGTGTTGTCGACTGGGAAGAGGTATTTGCGCTACTTCCTGCCTCGCAAAGGCTTACCCCTTCGGAAGAGCGGTTAGCGATCGAACTCGACGCGGCCAACGTACTACTTACAGGGCTCAATTGGGTACAGTGGCTCATAACCGACGGTTACAGTTTTGAAAACTGTGACCAAGTCAGTTTCCGCCTCCAGCATTTCCATACACGAATGCTGAAAATCGACGGGCATTTGGCCTGGAAAATCTAATTCGTTTGGTTGAAACTGCCTATGGTAAGAGGCATCACAGACTTTGATTTCTCTGAACGGGAATAATAAATCAACAGGCTCGGATTCCCGTCGGAGCGAATTACGGATTCTACGTTTACGAACCGTTCGATATTTCCGAAGATGGAAGGAGACCGATTCGTAGGTCCTTTCCAGCTTTACTCTTGGGACAGAACTCTCTCATGAAGCGTATTGCCCCCCTCGCCGTGGCATTAATTCTTTGCTGCTTGCCTACCCTGGGTTTCGCCCAAGGTTTTGGCGGCGGCGATCTGTTCCAGGGGATCGAAGGTTTCGACGACTTTGGCGGCAACCAGAACGATCCGAACTTGGAAGTCTCGGCGAAGTTCTTTGTCGATCCTTCCGGCACCCATGGCCGGATCGACGTGAAAGCCTCCGTCGGTAGTGGCTGGTGCTTGTACTCGATCACGCAGCCTAAGGGTGGCCCGATCGCGACGAAGATCAAGATCGAAGAAAACCCAGCGATCCTCGCCGTGGGCAACTTCACCCCTGACCATAAGCCAAAGATCGTTCCTCCTGATAAGATCATTCGCGTCGCTCAAGAGAAGTTCTACGACACGGTGACCTGGAGTGCTCCGATCTTGTTGGCCAACGGCACCGATGCCGAAACGCTGAAGCTCGACGTCAAGCTCGTCGGTCAAAGCTGCCACGACAAGGGAACCTGCTTCCCCGTTTCCGGCGACGCCGTCGCAAAGTTCGGTGGCACTGAAAAGATCGCCAAAGACGAAACGCTGCTGCCAGAAGTCGCGACCAAGCCAAGTGCCGCGATTCCACCGACCGACTACAAGCTGCAAGGCACCATCGGCGACTACAAAGCGGAATCGGGCCACGCGATCATCAGCGGTAAGTTCGAGCCAGCCCAGGTCTCTCCTGGTGACAAGATTACCGTCTCGCTCAGCATCAAGCCAACCGGCGACTATCACGTTTACGCTTACTCGCCAACCGATTCGGAGTTCAGCTACAAGGCGACCGTCGTTGGTCTGGGCGAACAGACGCCATGGCTTTCGATGAAGCCAAAGACCGAGAACCCCGTCGTCGAGAAGCCACTGATCGAAGGTCTGCCTGACATCGTGCGTTACCACGAAGGAGTCACGACCTGGACGTTTACCGTTCAGATTCCGATCGATGCTCAGCCGGGCAAATACCCGCTGGTCGGTTACCTCGGCTACCAGACCTGCACCAACACAACGTGCGATCGTCCTTCGGCTGTGATGTTTGAAGGCGTGGTTCAGGTCGGCGACAAGGCCGGCACCGATTCCTCTCCTCTCGCCTTCTCGAAGGCTCCTTATTCGACCGCGGCCGAGCGAGCCAAGATCACCAACGCCGAAGTCCAAGAAGCGTTGGGCGAAACCAGCATGGCTATGCCGCCACTGCGAGGCAATGCTGGTGACCACCAGCCAGAAGCCAAGGCCGTGGCCCCGCCCGTTCCGCTGAAGGACAGCATTGCCTGGGAAGTGCTCAATCCACCAGAAAACGCCAGCCTCGGCTGGATCATCCTGCTGAGCTTTATTGGCGGGGCGATCTTGAACCTGATGCCATGCGTGTTGCCGGTGGTTGGCTTGAAGATCTTGTCGTTCGTTAACCAGGCGGGCAAACATCGCGGTCAGGTGTTCATGCTGAACCTGATTTACTCGGCCGGCGTGATCTTCGTGTTTATGATCCTGGCGGTCTTCTCGTCGTCGTTGAATTTGATTGTCGAAGCCATTGCTCCACCGACCGAAGGAGCTGCCGCAGGGTCCGACGGCTTGGCTTGGGGCCAATGGAGCGGTGACTGGCGATACATCCTGGCGATGATCGTGCTGGTCTATACGATGGGCCTGAGCATGCTGGGCGTCTGGGAACTGACGATGCCAAGCTTCCTGGGAAGTGGCAGCGTCGCGAGTGCCTCGAATCAGTCGGGGTACGGGGGTGCGTTCTTCAAAGGGATCGTTACCACGCTATTATCGACGCCTTGCAGTGGTCCCTTCCTGGGCCCTGTGTTCGGCTATACGATCTCGCAGCCAGTCTTCGTCACCTTCCTGGTGTTCGGGTTCATTGGTCTGGGGATGGCTTCGCCTTACTTGATCATTGGTATCAACCCACGTTTGATCGCCTTTCTGCCGAAGCCTGGCAATTGGATGGTCGCCTTCAAGCAGATCATGGGTTTCGTCATGATGCTGACGGTCGTCTACCTGATGTACACGCTGCAGGACGAATGGGTCGTGCCAACCCTGGTTCTGCTGGTCGCCTTAGGAGCCGCCTGCTGGATGCTTGGTCAGGTCCATACGCTGGAGCACAAATCATCTCGCATCGCGACGACGATAGGTGCTTTTGTGGTGGCGATTGGTGTTGGTGTTTTCTCGTTCACCAGCTTGGTCGAAGGGGAAGCCCACGACGGGCAAATCGCCTGGGACACCTACGCCGAAGAACGTTGGCCAGCCCTGGAAAACGACATTTATGCCCGGCAGAAAGCTGGCGAAACAGTGATGGTTGACTTCACGGCCGACTGGTGCCCGACCTGTAAGTTCAACTACTACACCGCGATTAACACTGCTGGCGTCGGTGCCGTGGTCGACGAACACAAGATCGTGCCCATGCTGGTCGACTGGACCAACACCACGCACGACAACTCAGGCAAGGTGCAAAGCTTCATCAACAAGCTCGGGTCGAACAGCATCCCGCTGCTCGCCATTTTCCCTGGCGGCCAGCCTGGCAAGGTCTACGTGCTGAGCGACCTGCTCACCGAATCGAAAGTGATCGAAAGCCTGAACGCGGCTCAAGAAACTTCAAGCAGCGTGGTGAAGCAGACCGCGATGAACGAATAATCGTCGGCCTGCTGTCCGAGCGTCAAAACTTCAGTCCCCTCGCCCCTGAGGGGAGAGGGTTAGGGTGAGGGGCCTGGTGAAATCGTCACCCTCACCTTCGAAGCTCGTAGCATGAATGATCCCCCCGCAGATCGCCAACTGCGTTGTACTTCTACTTAACCTGAGCAGCTCCTTTGGTCGGCCCTGCGGGATCGTCGTTTAGGTGGCCTTAAATTTCGACGGCAACACTCAATTGATCCGTGGATCGTTGACTTTGCTTGCCTCGAGAAATCGCTGGTACTCGAGATCGATGGAGGCTACCACGATAAGACACAGGCCGAAGATCTGCGTCGGCAGAATGACCTGGAAGCTCGCGGCTTTCAGGTCTTACGCTTTCAGAACGAAGAAGTACGGACCAATCTGGAAGGGGTCGTCATCGCCATCCGCCGGCACCTAGGGTTCGCGGACGAAGAGAGCCCCTCACCCTAGCCCTCTCCCCACAGGGGCGAGGGGACAAGATACAACCAATCAGTCTCGCCGACTACAGGCGGCAGTTGGCGATGTTGGTCTGCAGGATCGCGGATGCTCCGAGTTGTTCGAGCTTTTCCATCACGTCGATCACTTCTTTGCGTTTGACCATCGCGCGGACGGCACACCAGGCTTCGTCTTCCAGCGGGTTGATCGTTGGCGAGTTGAAGCCCGGCGTAATCGCTTCGGCGGCGGCCAGGTTTTCGCGGCGGATGTTGTATTCCAGCAGCGAATAGTCGCGAGCGATCACCACACCTTCCAGGCGACGAACGATGCGGTCGGCCAGTTCCGGCATCCGCTTCTGCTTGTTCTGGATCAACACCGTTTCGTAGCTGCCGATTTCGGCGAAGATCTTCAATCGGTTCGCGGCCAGCGTGCTGCCGGTTTCAACCAGGTCGACAATCGCGTCGGCGATGCCTAGCGAGATCATCACTTCGACCGAGCCAGACAGGTTCACCAGGTGTGGATGGGCCCCGTTCGCTTCCAGATACTGACGGGTCACGTTCGGGAAGCTGGTCGCCACGCGACACTGCTTCATGTCTTCGACCGTGTTCCAGCTGGTATCTTCCGGAACGCACAATGCCAGGCGGCACTTGCCAACGCCTAGTTCCATGCGGGTATCGACTTCGACTTCCGCTTCTTGAACCAGGTCGCTGCCGGTGATCCCCATGTCGATAGCACCTTCGGCACACAAAACCGGAATGTCATCGGTTCGCAGGAAGGTGATGTCGATCGGCATGTCGCGCACCCGAGCGAACAAGCTGCGGTCCTGGCGACGGAATTTCAGTCCAGCGTCGCCTAATAGTTCCGTGGCGACCTCAGCCAGACGCCCTTTGCTGGGAATGCCGATACGAAAGTTTTCCATGATTCAATGCTTGGGGTTGGGTGCTAGAGCGAGTGAGTCTGTTTACTTTTGGGGGCGGGAAGCTTTTTCGTCGATGCCCGAAACACCGAATCGTCGGCCCAGTTCCGCTTCGACTTCTTCCAGGGCGATTCCTTTGTGCCCCAGCATGACGAACAAGTGATAAATCAGGTCGCCCGCTTCGTAGATCAAATGCTGACGCCCTTCGTCTCCCTCTTCGCCGGCGGCTTCGACCACTTCGGCGGCTTCTTCCATGATCTTTTCGCCGATCTTAGGGACGCCGCCGTTGAACAACTTCGTGGTGTACGATTTCTCAGGTGGGTTCGCGCGACGGTCTTCGATCACCGCCATCAGGGCGGCCAAGACGTTCACACGATTATCAGAGTTCGATTCGCCGGACAATGTTCGGCCCCTCTCGCAGCAAAGGTCGACGCGTGGAAAATCCCAGCCCTCCTCATCGGGTGGCCAGGAATCTAGTATTGTAGTCGGCTAGGGTAAAACTGAAAATTGGCCCCCCAACGAACCTTAACATCCGCAGTTTTCAGGGTTTAGGCCTTAAAAACGCCCCGCAAAGCATGACGAATCCCTCGACAGACAAAGAGTTTACCTTCCTCGATTGCTGGTTTCTTTCCGGAGCGACCGCCAGCGGCAAGACGCGCATTGGGTTGCAGCTGGCCAAGAAAATTAACGCGGAAATCGTCGCGCTCGACTCGATGTCGCTCTATCGCGACATGGATATTGGCACCGCCAAGCCGACCGCAGCCGAGCAATCCGAGGTGCCTCATCACCTGATCGATGTGCTCGATCCGACCGAAAACTCGAGCATTTCGCACTACCTCGAGATGGCCCAGGCCGCCGCGATCGAAATCCGCAGCCGAGGCAAAGAAGTCCTGTTTGTCGGTGGAACGCCTCTTTATTTAAAGGCTCTGCTGCGAGGTCTCTCGGAAGGGCCGGCCCCTGATAACGCGTTCCGCCAGGCCCTGGAAGAGGAAGCAAGCCGGGTGGGTAACAAGGCTCTGCACGACCGATTGAAGATGGTCGATCCGCTGGCCGCCAATCGCATCCACGAAAACGACATCCGCCGAATCATTCGGGCCCTGGAAGTGCATCACACCACTGGCCAGCCGATGAGCCACTATCAATTCGAGTTCGACGATCATGCCCGACCCGAAGATTGTCGAGCCTTCTGGCTTTCGTGGGATCGCCCAACCCTGCACGACCGGATCAATGCCCGCGTCGATCAAATGTTCGAGGAAGGTCTGGTTGCCGAAGTCGAGCGTCTGCTCGAGAAGCATTCGCCGCTCGGCACGACTGCCCTGCAGGCCGTCGGCTACCAGGAGGTGATTGACTTCCTGGAAGGCAAACAAGATCTGGAAACCAGCAAAGATCGCGTCAAAGCCCGAACGCGTCAGTTTGCCAAGCGGCAATGCACATGGTTCCGCAGCTTGAACGAATGCCGCGAAATCCCGCTGGAAGGCGAGCTCGACGCCAATGCGGTCGCCGAGCAGATCGAACAACTAGGTCGCGCGAGTCGAACCTAGTCGGGCGAGAATTACCACCAGTTCACGTAATAGGCCGACAAGCCCATCGTCAGCCGCAAGAGCAGCGTGACCAACAGGTAGAAAGAGAAGTGCAGCCCGCCCGATAACGGCGAGATGTCGAACGAGCCCGCCGCGGCCAGCCCGCCGAATACCACGCAAAACGCGGCCATCATCACGTAGTACGGCAAGTACTCGTTTAGATTCGGGCTTAGATCCCAGTAGCCCACCAGAAACGCATAGATCCCCCACAGCACGGCATACGCCGCTGAGCAGACCAGCACGCGTCCCCAAAGTTCCTGGCCGGCGTAAGGTTCGTATTCGTCGTCTCGCAGGAACCAGTATCCGCTCCAGCAGATCGGCACGGCGATCAGATAGCTGCCAGCGACCACGACCCAGGTCAAACCGCTTGGATCTTCGGTCGAGTGACCAATGAAAAAGGCAATCAGGAAGGTCGACAATGCCGCGACCATCACAACCGCCAACACGGTTGGCGAGAACTTCACGTCTTCGCGAGCCACTGGCTTGAAGACCAGCTTGCCGGAGGCGCTTTTCACACCGCCGAATTCTTCGCGTTCGCGAAGGACGACCGTTTCGCTCAGTTCCGGAACCTTGATCGTCTTCTTACAGTTGGGACAAGGGCCTTCGCGACCGGCGAACTTGGCGCTGACTTCAAAGCGTTTGAAGCAGCTGGGGCATGTTACGCGTATTTTTTCTTGCTGTTCGGCCATGTTGTTCCGCGAAAAGAGGCTGAAGCGGGAGGTCGGAGGAAAAGCTGACCCGCGGCCTTTAACTTGGCCGGGGCCCACATTTTAGTCAATGATCTGGCCGTTGATAATGCGTCGAAACGAAGAGACTTACGTCGATCCTCTGGCGAAACTTCGGCAAAACTCCTGCATTTCGGAATCCTGTCGCCCGGTTTTCATCAATTGCTCACATCGCCCCCTTAAACTAGCGGCATGCAGGCGGGCAGATTTCCGAGCCGAATTGATTCGCTGCACCTTTCCGGCATTCACCGCCAGGAGTCATCTTGAACACGAAACCAGAGACAATCGTGTTTCTTTGCCCGAATGGGCACCGTTTGAATGCACCGAAACGCCTGGAAGGCCAGCCCGGCAAGTGCCCTCATTGCAACGTTCGTTTCCGAGTTCCCAATCCATCGGGACACCCTTCGCACGACTCGATTCAGCTTGCCAAGGCCGCGTCGCCTTCGTCCTCGGGGATGGGGTCCCTTTCCACATCTGGCGAGTTTGATGGTTCCGGCCTGGCCGACTTCACCGACCTGGGCGGCCGTGACGAGGCCGAAACGTCCGACGTTTTACATTCGTCGATTGGCCTGAAAGCAGCCTCCCATTCGCCGGCTAGCGGTGAATCGCTACGAATGTTCCTCGAATTTCGAGAGCTTTGGCAAAATCGAACGGCAGAAACCCGCTTCGAGATCCACCTGCCCGAGGGGGAAGTATTCGTGCCGCAGCAGTTCTCTGTGGAAAAATCGACGCCAGAGCTGGGATATTTCGCCCGAAAGATGGAGTCCGAGAAGTTTCAGGTCCACCTGATCCCCTGGAAAGCGGTATGCCGGATTGTGGTAAGCGGACTGTCCGACCTTCCCTTCGAGCCATAGTCTTCGTACGCTAAGAGATGGTTCCCTAAATCGGCGTCATTGAGCGATTTAGGGGGTTACGCTTCCCCGCGAAAATCGGTTCAACTCGCGGAGAAACCCGGTAACTTGCCTGAACTGATGGGTGCGAAAAACACCGTGAACGCTGTCGACAAGAAGCCTCGCGTTGGGGCCGTCCGCTATTTGAACACCAAGCCGCTGGTGCATGGCTTGGACGACGCCGACACGCCGTTCAGCCTGACGTTCGACTACCCAAGCCATCTGGCCGATCAGCTTGCCCTGGGTCTGCTCGACGTGGCGTTGATTCCATCGATCGAGTACTTCCTCGGCGATGGCTATCGCATCATCACCGACGCCTGCATTGGCTGTCTCGGTCCGGTTTGGAGCGTGAAGATCTTCTTCCGCACGCCCCCGGAACAAGTCCGCACGCTGGCCCTCGACGAAGGTTCGCGAACCAGTGCCGCCCTGGCCAAGATTTTGCTGGCCGAGCGGTTGGGCGTCCGACCGCAGCTTCAAGCATTGCCGCTGGGCAGCGACATGCGTGATTGCGAAGCGGACGCCATCTTGCTGATCGGCGACCGAGCCATCCATCCGCCGGCGATCGATGCGGTGGAAGTTTGGGACCTGGGCGAGACCTGGGTCCAATGGACCGGCCTGCCATTTGTGTTTGCGATGTGGGTTGCCCGGCCTGGCATTCAAACCGAAGCGATCTCGCAGGCCCTGATGCATGCCCGCAACGGCGGACTCGACAATTTGCAGATGATTGCCGAACGCGAAGCACCGAAACATCGTCTGACGACGAGCGAGTGTTTCCACTACTTCCACGATAATTTACACTTCACCCTTGGCCCGCAGGAAAAGGCCGGACTGAAGCGTTACTACGAATTGGCCGCTGGGCTCGACCTGGCTCCCAGTGGCAGGACACCGATTTACGATGATTGCGAAATTGCTCGATAAAGCAGTCGCGGGCGAGCGACTGACACCTGAAGAAGGTCTGCAGATTCTCGAGTCGAACGACCTGCTGGCGATCGGCAAAGCAGCCGACGCGGTTTCGCGCCGGATGCATCCGGAGAACTACCGCACCTACAACATCGATCGCAACATCAACTATACGAACATCTGCACGGCGGTCTGCCACTTCTGCGCTTTCTATCGCAACCCGAAAAGCGAAGAAGGTTACGTCGTGCCGCGGGAAGAGATCCTGAAGAAGGTCGAAGAAACGGTTGCCCTTGGTGGGGATCAAATCTTGATGCAAGGTGGTCTGCATCCGAAGTACAAGCTGGAGTGGTACGAAGAACTGCTCAGCGACATTCGGACCAACTTCCCCCAGATCAACCTGCACGCGTTCAGCCCGCCCGAGATCTATCACTTCACCAAAGTCAACAAGCTGCCCCTGCGGGAAGTGCTTCAGCGTTTGAAAGACGCCGGCCTGGGTAGCTTGCCAGGCGGTGGTGCCGAGATTTTGGTCGATCGTGTTCGTAACGAACTGACCCGCGGCAAGGTGATGACCGACGACTGGCTCGACGTGATGCGAGTCTGGCACGAACTGGGAGGCCACAGTTCGGCGACGATGATGTTCGGTCACGTTGAAACCCTGGCCGAACGCATCGAGCATCTCGAACGCCTGCGTCAGCTACAGGACGAAACCGGCGGCTTCACGGCTTACATCTGCTGGACCTTCCAGCCAGACCACACCGACATGGCCCACATTCCGGCCCGCGGTACGTTCGAGTACCTGAAGACCCAGGCGGTCTCGCGGCTTTACCTCGACAACATCCACAACATTCAGTCGAGTTGGGTTACCCAGGGCCTGAAGGTGGGGCAGCTCGCCATGCTCTACGGAGCGAATGACATGGGCAGCTTGATGATCGAAGAGAACGTCGTGGCTGAGGCAGGTACCGTTCACTTCCTGACGCTGCAAGAGATTCGTGACGCGATTACCGAACTCGGTTTCGAGCCGCGTCAACGCAACGTCCACTACGAATTGCTGCCCAAAGAGCACGAGATGAAAGCCGTTCAGGCCAACGTGCTGCGGGACAAAGAACTGGTTACGCTCTCGTAAGCGAGCCGTTCGACATCGAACAACGAAAAGCCCCAAGGTGATTTGCCTTGGGGCTTTTTTCGTCGATGGTCGTTTCGCCAACCGGTCTTACTTTTTGGCGGACTTCAATTGCCAGGCTTCGTCAAAGAAGTCGGCGGCGACGATCTTACCGGGCCAAAGGGCGTCGGGCGGCGTGTTGATGTCGACCACGGCCCAGTCGGGCAGCTTGGGTACCTGGCGAGCGTTGTTCAGATAGGCATACTCGCGATAGGTGAAGCCGCTGTTGATTACCACATACTTCTTCGGATTCAACGGGTTCGGGTAGATCAAGACCGGGGAGTTCTCGTTCGCCTTGAAAGTTTGCTCTCCCACCTTCACTTCATCCTTTGTCCATTGAATCGGCAACTTGTCGGCAATCTTGGCCAACACACTGTTGCTGCCGGGGTCGCCGAACAGAATCAGATTGCTGTTGGCAATATCGGCGTCCGAGATCGCGCTGTCTTCGCGGATGATCGCATCGCCGCGGAACTGCCGACGCCACTCATTCACGAAGTGATCCATTTCGCCAACCGCCCAGGCATGGACCTTTTCGTTGTTGGCTTTCCCTGTTGGACTGACGATGACAAACGAATCGAGAAACGCGTCATCGATAGGTCCCTGTAGGCCTGGTGTCTTGGCCAGGGCATCGCCATCGGTCCAACCAACTTGCCACTGCTGACCGTCCCACTGCAATTTGCAGTTCCACGATCGATCGGTCTCGGGACCAGGGACTTTCAGTTCCTGGCGTTGGCTATCGACTCCGGCGGCGATTGGCGAGAGCGATAGCGTCACTTCACCTCGCACACCTTGCAGAATGTCTTGGCCGGCTGGGAGACTCAATTCCAAGCGGCTGACGTTGTT encodes:
- a CDS encoding menaquinone biosynthesis protein translates to MPELMGAKNTVNAVDKKPRVGAVRYLNTKPLVHGLDDADTPFSLTFDYPSHLADQLALGLLDVALIPSIEYFLGDGYRIITDACIGCLGPVWSVKIFFRTPPEQVRTLALDEGSRTSAALAKILLAERLGVRPQLQALPLGSDMRDCEADAILLIGDRAIHPPAIDAVEVWDLGETWVQWTGLPFVFAMWVARPGIQTEAISQALMHARNGGLDNLQMIAEREAPKHRLTTSECFHYFHDNLHFTLGPQEKAGLKRYYELAAGLDLAPSGRTPIYDDCEIAR
- the hisG gene encoding ATP phosphoribosyltransferase translates to MENFRIGIPSKGRLAEVATELLGDAGLKFRRQDRSLFARVRDMPIDITFLRTDDIPVLCAEGAIDMGITGSDLVQEAEVEVDTRMELGVGKCRLALCVPEDTSWNTVEDMKQCRVATSFPNVTRQYLEANGAHPHLVNLSGSVEVMISLGIADAIVDLVETGSTLAANRLKIFAEIGSYETVLIQNKQKRMPELADRIVRRLEGVVIARDYSLLEYNIRRENLAAAEAITPGFNSPTINPLEDEAWCAVRAMVKRKEVIDVMEKLEQLGASAILQTNIANCRL
- the miaA gene encoding tRNA (adenosine(37)-N6)-dimethylallyltransferase MiaA, with product MTNPSTDKEFTFLDCWFLSGATASGKTRIGLQLAKKINAEIVALDSMSLYRDMDIGTAKPTAAEQSEVPHHLIDVLDPTENSSISHYLEMAQAAAIEIRSRGKEVLFVGGTPLYLKALLRGLSEGPAPDNAFRQALEEEASRVGNKALHDRLKMVDPLAANRIHENDIRRIIRALEVHHTTGQPMSHYQFEFDDHARPEDCRAFWLSWDRPTLHDRINARVDQMFEEGLVAEVERLLEKHSPLGTTALQAVGYQEVIDFLEGKQDLETSKDRVKARTRQFAKRQCTWFRSLNECREIPLEGELDANAVAEQIEQLGRASRT
- a CDS encoding thioredoxin family protein; protein product: MKRIAPLAVALILCCLPTLGFAQGFGGGDLFQGIEGFDDFGGNQNDPNLEVSAKFFVDPSGTHGRIDVKASVGSGWCLYSITQPKGGPIATKIKIEENPAILAVGNFTPDHKPKIVPPDKIIRVAQEKFYDTVTWSAPILLANGTDAETLKLDVKLVGQSCHDKGTCFPVSGDAVAKFGGTEKIAKDETLLPEVATKPSAAIPPTDYKLQGTIGDYKAESGHAIISGKFEPAQVSPGDKITVSLSIKPTGDYHVYAYSPTDSEFSYKATVVGLGEQTPWLSMKPKTENPVVEKPLIEGLPDIVRYHEGVTTWTFTVQIPIDAQPGKYPLVGYLGYQTCTNTTCDRPSAVMFEGVVQVGDKAGTDSSPLAFSKAPYSTAAERAKITNAEVQEALGETSMAMPPLRGNAGDHQPEAKAVAPPVPLKDSIAWEVLNPPENASLGWIILLSFIGGAILNLMPCVLPVVGLKILSFVNQAGKHRGQVFMLNLIYSAGVIFVFMILAVFSSSLNLIVEAIAPPTEGAAAGSDGLAWGQWSGDWRYILAMIVLVYTMGLSMLGVWELTMPSFLGSGSVASASNQSGYGGAFFKGIVTTLLSTPCSGPFLGPVFGYTISQPVFVTFLVFGFIGLGMASPYLIIGINPRLIAFLPKPGNWMVAFKQIMGFVMMLTVVYLMYTLQDEWVVPTLVLLVALGAACWMLGQVHTLEHKSSRIATTIGAFVVAIGVGVFSFTSLVEGEAHDGQIAWDTYAEERWPALENDIYARQKAGETVMVDFTADWCPTCKFNYYTAINTAGVGAVVDEHKIVPMLVDWTNTTHDNSGKVQSFINKLGSNSIPLLAIFPGGQPGKVYVLSDLLTESKVIESLNAAQETSSSVVKQTAMNE
- a CDS encoding phosphoribosyl-ATP diphosphatase — its product is MNVLAALMAVIEDRRANPPEKSYTTKLFNGGVPKIGEKIMEEAAEVVEAAGEEGDEGRQHLIYEAGDLIYHLFVMLGHKGIALEEVEAELGRRFGVSGIDEKASRPQK